Below is a window of Camelina sativa cultivar DH55 chromosome 11, Cs, whole genome shotgun sequence DNA.
CCAAATTGACACATTGAAATTAAACGGTGAGATGATAACATGCAATTAAAATATGTTCACTAGGTATATATGAAAACCATTGTATTTTACTCACTGGTCTCTTTTGAAGAACTGTTTTTACATgctttattataataatttatgttggtattacaataattataacaaaatcaGTTCTTGTTCCACTAATATCTCTGATAATCGTAGTTCTTGTTCCACTAAGGTTTTGTTACTACTTACTAcaaattttcttcaaaaaacaaacaaactcttATACGTGCAAAAGGACAAttctgattcctttttttttttgcccgaTGATTTCTATTAATAGCATTAGTgattaagataaaataaaataaaataatagcaTTAGTGATTGAGTCATTGAGACTAATAGTAATTAGTAGTACTATATGGCCAAACAAAACACGGGAAAAGTAGATAGAGAATGACTGTAATTAAACGCAATTAAACGACTAAATTAAAAGATGAAAATTAGTTATAGAGAGAATTGGAGTATTAAACACAGAAGGTAGTAGCGACTAGCGAGGCAAGGGAGGGGTGACATACTTAACATGCAAAGAGAAATGTCAAATCTGAAAATTGACAGTGTGCACTGCAGCATGGTCAGTAGGACAAATCCCCTAACcataagaaattttatttatattatttatttaaaatggaagagaataaaataagaaaatcaaatgaGTGACGTAAGTGTCTGAGCATAGTTAACGTAAGTATGTATGGATGCGTGTCATAACGTTTCTCGAATTCAATGCCCTCAaatatcattgatttttttcgtattgttttctttaattattatctCTTCATACATCTTTAGAAAAAATTGTAATGAATGTCTTATTAGGTCACTGTGTGGTCAATCAATTACAAAGGTGTataaaaaagacatataatCCGATCTCGAGGGAGTTtacattataatataaattcaaTATACAACTTAGTATTAAGTTTGATaggttaaaagaaaattaaaacaaccTTTTATCAGATAATTAAGGAATGTCTTTTTTTTCACGGATGGTTTTACTAGCAAATTGTTTGCGGAAAGCCATTATTaattagaataaagatatatcAATGCCCAGAGAGTGTATGGAAAACCTCATTAATGACTGCAACTAATGATCGATTCAGATGTGAATACAATGACAATTGCTTAGGTCACTTGAGTGAATGAAGTTGTATTTTGGGTAACATTACTAAACTGATACCCTAAAAGAAGTTATATCACTTATTAGAAATATGCGCGCGTGTGTGTAATGTGCATGGAGTCTCTCATGgcggtagagagagagagagagagagagcgatggATCATTTAGGTATAGTAGAAAGAGATCGTCCATTCGGTGATAGCAGAAGAGTGTCAGCTCTATCGATTCTCATTTCAGTGACAAATCAGTGCCACCTTCCCTCCTTCTCTTCCTTACGtctgcatctatatatatatatatatatatatatataacacaccCTCACATATCCATTTGTCTCTCTTACattcacattattaatatacGTTTGAATTTCTATAAATCTATAATTAGTACCATGGGATGACATATTTAATCTTCCGAGATCGACTTGTATTTTCGACAAATAATCACTGACTAGTAGTAATTAATTGCATACAAAAATTGATATTCACACAATCACCACTGAATGGTTAACAGATTAAAAAGGTAAAGGGTTCTTGCCTATTCATTGATGGTAACAAATCGTTTAAGATGGGTTGAGTCATCTGGTTAACGACAACCTATACAAGTTTATTTCTTCGATTTACAACATGCAAAACTAGATGGTAGTGTAAacgaaaagtaaaaaaaaaaattgaaaaaaggaaaattaggaATTAGAGAAAAAGACAAAATGGGAACTGCACATATTCCGGATAGGCCCCATGATATCGTCTCTCCACTGGTCACCAATTTCGCCAGCGATCTTAATGGCGTCTGACGCCGTCCCAAGGAGTCCTCTCCTCGTAAACCCAACTGTGTACAATCCTTTCCCTCCTCTCCAGCCGTTAGGAAACGGTGTTTTCGGCATCCCTTCTTCGGTGAAAAAATCACTTCCCTAATGAGTTAATTAAGTCATTATTCATGAGTTTTTAATGTGATATAATGTATTTATTAAGGATAAGTGGGGAGTTATAGATATGTGGAAGCATAGATGCATTACCTGAAGCCAAGTAGGTACGTTGCTTTTGTAGCCAGTGGCAAATATGATGGAGTCAAAGCCCTTTTCTTGACCATCCATAAACTTTGCTCCATTTTTTGTGATTTCCTTTACACCTTccattatcttaattttttttgttacatacaaaaacacaaatgttaggtatatcttatatatattgtattttcttaagaaaaaatgatgaatatATTAATAAGAAATAGAGAAACCATTAGCTCGGAACACATATGCATGGTTTATAAAATCATGAAGACGAAAAGAAAATTGGTTTACGGAagcataaataaatagaaaatactacaaacaaaaaataacttttttctGTCATCAAGAAAAAGGGAACATTCTTAAGGACTACTAGAAACATTTTTATAAGCtaacaattttaaaactaattcttttgtaatttcaaCATTAACACGGTTCTTTTAGAAAGTTGGCTAATacaaatagtattattttgtgGACTATACAGAGTTATaactaataaacaaataactaaAAGTTGCCCGCTCTAGCCACGCAAAAATTTGTCACTCAAATCATAAAAGAGAACACCATTAAATTAAATAGAAAGATATatagttgaaacttgaaaacttAAAGTCACCTGAATCTTGCCAGATCTGATGAGTGCCATAGCTCCAACGTCGAGAACCGGACTTTTTCCGGTGACATTTTTTAGCTCAAGCGGACCCATTTTCGGCCGGCGAAGACCTAACCGGTCGGTATTTCCAAACGAAAGATTGGCCATCAATAACAAGAACTTGTCAACGAGCCTTAAGGGTAAGCATTTGAGAAGCGTCATCCCAACTCCAAATGTTGATAGCCCAAGTATCTCCCTTGGCAACACATGAACCTACGTACGTAAAATAACTTTCATTAGTATACAAAAAAGAACCGACagagaaattattaaaaagtaaaaaagtaaaCATGTTTTTACTTACGGTGTTTCGGACAACAAGATGAGGAGAGGCGTTATGTCGGACGAGGTCTAAACTAATTTCCATGCCTGAATTTCCACATCCGACAACCAAAACTTTCTGTCGCCGGAACTCTTCGCCGCTTTTGTATTCACTTGCGTGAACGATTTTCCCGCCGGAAAACGTCTTTATACCTGGAATCTCCGGGAGGTATGGATCTGCGTTCTCACCGGTGGCCACCACAAGCCATTTTGAGAGATACTCCGTGTTATCAAGAGTCTTTACTCTCCAGAAACCGGGAGAGGAATCGAATGATGCGTTTTGGACGTCCGCTTTGAACCTCGGGACGATGCGGAAGTGGGAAGCGTAGGACTCAAGGTAGGCCAAGAACTCGTTTTTGGAAGGGTATTTTGGGAAATTTTCAGGGAAATCCAAGAGGGGTAACCGGCAAAAATGTTTTGGGAGATGAAGTTTGAGCCGGTCGTATGTTTTAGATTTCCATAGAGATGCTATTGAATCGGAACGCTCTAGGATCAAAGAAGGGACTCCACAGCTTGAGAGACATGCTGACGTGGCAAGACCGGAAGGGCCTGCTCCGATGATGATGGGACCGTGTACGAGGATGATCTGCTTGGACTGATCGGTTTGGTTGCGAGGATGAGACtccattttttttatggatAGAAGAAAATGCTTTTAAAAGAGTGGAGAGACTAAAAGAGTGTGAGAAGATATATGTTTTACTTTTAGAGAAATGTTCTTTTGTGTGAGATGAAGAATTGGAATTTATAGAAGGGTTTCATTTGGGGTTTGTGGGACCTTCTAAGATTCTCTATGACGTTCTTTTCACATAGTACATTTGAATCTTTGTTATATTTAAACTGTAAAACTATAAGtaatattcttcttttctttaggCGTTATGAATAATACTGACGGCCTATTAAGTGGAATAATCAAATTAGACGGTAAACCAGTGCTAGACTGGTAATCTGCATAATAAAATAACGGTTTACCACTTCACATAACTATAATGGTCTCACAAGTTCGATAATGGGGCGAAGACAACAATTCTAATATGCAAcgaaaataatttaagaaaaggAGTTCTTCAGAACATCGTAAATGAGATTGTTAACCTTATGAGCGagatcatcaacaaaaaaaaaatcttatataggATAAAAAAACCTTATATAGAAGTGGAGTTATCTTGAGTTCGTATGATTGATCTAAGAAGCCTATATTAAGTATTTTATTGTTATGTAAAACATGaattatgttctttttaaaaaaagaattaactaGAAATTGAATGGGTAGATAAAAAGAAGAGTAGTGAAAGAGGCATTGGAATAGTAAAATGGCAGTTCAAAAGCAGGGTGTAATAAATGGAAAGCGTGAAGGTTAAGTATAAATTATTTGCTCTTCTTCCCAATTGATTTTGGGGAACAAATCGTCAAATAtaaggaaaaacacaaaaaagagatgtcattttaatttacatattcacatatatgtatgtctcattcttatttcaaatgtaaagttcactacaaaaaataataactgaTATCTCCTGTCATAAAATAATGAACCAGAACAATGGCCAGGCGGCCGTTTAACTGGTTTGAGACCAATCACCggatatacatatacatatgcGTACAAGTATACAACTAACGCAAACTCTACGTTTCCTAGCTATGGATGGTTATTCGTTGTTACAACTTTTAACACTTTATAAAACATCATATGTTTATACAATCATACATGATGTGTAGTGAAATATCACAGCTATGTGCTTCAGTTTTGTGATGCACATTGACACATTGTTGTTCGCAAGTGCTATGACAGTTTGAGATCCACCTGTAGACATAGAGGGTTGCTTGTACCAAATCtctttatcaaacaaaaaactctCTAATCCATTCAACgttttttttacagtttcaGTAAGAAGCATAATTAGTAAACGCAActatatattttcaactttgatttCAATATGTGgagctttcaatttttttttcttcttttttggataCTTTATATGTTATATTCCTCTGAAACATGAGCATGCATATAAAGTATATTTTACAAGGACATGGATtatgaattatttatatatttggatGTAAGAAGAAAATTTAATATACAAAACTATCAAACTATGTACAATTTGATTACGAAGGGTATGATCGTGCGCCGAAATTAGCTAAAGCTTTGTACAAGAAAGCAAGCATAATTCATTCACATGCTTCTTGGAGAAACTTTATAGCCTTAATAGAAAATAGTAGATATTTAAGAGTTTGTACTTTGTAGGATGATAAACTGGATAAGACTTAAAATGTATGCATCTCGACATATAAACACATGCATCGCTGTGATGCATTTCGTCACCATAGAGTATAACATACTGTAATTAATCTCTTGAATCCTTTAATATAAGTATTTTCAGAATACAAACCTAAATCGGAACATCATGTACATCTAATATTTACTTTAGAAGAATATAGAGAAGCATCGCTCAATAATTTAGCAAATAAAAGTTCAGACAACATAttctcttgtatatatattgctCCCACATATAAATACTAGATATAAGTGCGTTATTTTCTTTCACCAAAAACAATTATGTAATTATGAAtcaataaaagtttataaattcAGACATTTTCAATGATTTACATGAATTTTCCAAATTATTAAggttaaattaatatttatagaataattaatttaaagttaATAATTTGGAAATTTCATGAAAATCGTTTTTAAAGAAACATAAGTAGTATTCTtagttattttagaaaaagagaTTGTTTCGCAAAAATGTGTACTCATTGTATTATATATGTGTTGCAAAAATTGCATAACATTTTGTAGTTTATCAGTATTGGTGAGGTAAAGttaccacaaaaataaatatttaatgacaaacaaaaaacatacgaTCTGCAAAGTGGCAGAAATGGTAAAAGTTTGTAGTGAGAATAGTAAAAAggttgaaacaaaaaatataaaatactatttttaatatatatctctaGTGTTATTACTTTAATAGTCACTTTTATGTCGATGTACTTACGTAACACTTCGTGTTCAAACTTTATTTGGGAATCTAGGGGGTAGAGACTAAATGTAATGATTAAATGAGGCTATTATTGACTTGTTAATTATAACATGGTTATGCGAAAACAAAGCTTGTTGGTAGGTTGCAATgatgaaagatttaatcaaagttaaaagaaaataattgaaagTACAACTATATACTCATTGATACGAATTTTCCATGCTTGATCATAAGGAGTGCCGTGCATGTGGTTCCAGTCTAAATGTatagattcaatttttttaaaaagttttagcaaACGAATTAATTTCAGAAAGCATAACAAAATTTGACGCAACCTATAAAAACCGCTGCATAAAAATGGTTATTTTGGCTAAGATAATTCTATTGTGGATCGACTAAttaagataattaataatataaatggaTTTGGTTATGATTTAAGATAAATGAAGTGAGCACGGTGGGTAAGTTTTAGTTTGATGCAGCTGTTTCTcgtcttcttttcctctcaTTTCTCAACTTTTCAGTATTTTTATATGAGGCATCTAAGTTGCGCATGCATGCTTtaagagtttagtatttgatattGGAGGAATTTAACTAATCCATACACCTTTCGAGCCATCGCCAAAAGGGTCGGTTATAAAAAACTAGTAAAATcttaaatgaaaaatttaatcaCGATTCTACGACTACAACACTCGAAAAAATAACCAtattctttttgtgtgtttccgTATCTCTAACAAAACCACATAAGCCGTAgattcttaaaattaaaatgtatcatTTCGACAAGTATAATGATGTAATTTAGTTATTTCAGCTTCTATTACAAATGGAACCCAACTTTCTGATATTGATGCCGTAAAAACAACCCTTATTTTTGCCATGCttgcaaaaatcaaaataccaccAAGTGTTCGATTTCTAGTTTTTATGCATACACATGGACCGACATATATTGTGTTAAAAAGGTATTATATTAGTTAATATTCCGACCAAGCCCATTTGAGATTTCGAGATATGGATAAACATTTGTTAAGATTTATCATTGCTTTAtgatttgaatttaatttttaatttcgtctagaAGATACGAACTTTGATAAGATTTCTTTACAAAATTGGCGGTGATGATTCTTCTGCACATTTAATCGCTTTTGTAATGGTGATATTTGATATATGCGAAATCAATAAAGCTATTTTCGTATGGTCTATCATATATACACGTATTGATAATACTAAACTGTTGTTTAAAGTACTAGCTAGGAATAAAATAGCTACGCGATGTAGAAACAATGGGGTAACCATAATTTATttcgtgctttaagcacggatcaacatttaaaaaaaaattattattttttttttaaaagttattttgtttgagataatatttatttaaaattgttatgtaaatttattagtctatttgaatactaattattttagaatattatagtattttatttttgatgtattattacagttttatattgtttgtttgttgtatttgcatcattattttgtgaaatataaaatagtaattttaatattataattgtgagcaaataaaaattattaatgtatcatctatataaatttagttttactaacccaccaatgtggaaattaaaatacacattttcatacattgagtaatatatcttcgttcaaaaaaattcaaatcacaacatatgcagaaaaatatgcattttattaattataaggattatatgaaaattccaaacaatttgtaaataaaataaaataaagatgataggagaatcataatttgaaattttaacaaaatcttcgaatttagttattaaaaataattgtattgtatagttggatataaaatcttagtttttaaaattttgattgatttatatatttaaaaaaaattagtaatttcgtccataatttgttagagagagaaaatatttttttagattttttagattttttaatatttgagctgtgattgttttttattttttttaattaattatatttatttaaattagttaattaagcttaattaattttttctaatagtaattgaatgtaattttttacatattttaaagttagtttcatatttatacttctcaattaatatagtaggatgacttgaaaatttatataacttatttctgaatttatttatatagatatttcggctaaaactatttattttatgtaaaagttATGGATATGAGCACattttaaacttaataaattttcttttgtcatcAAATTTCTTGCTCGTTGTTGTATTgttctatttctctcttttcatatgctgtctttgtctttttattttttaaaattgcacCGCCTTCTCTatgagtgagaaaaaaaaaagacttctaATTTGACCACCTACATATTGATCACCAATCAAGACTTGAAAACGCCTTGAAAACGCCTATGTTCGGTGAAGCCATGCACGTTCCACAAAACTCGGAAAAATGGCTTTTACATGaacaattttaatatgttaGATTCATACATCAAACTATTAACATTgcgaaaatatatattgattttaaaatttttgaatttcataCGCAgactttaaaaaatgttaaatttcataTCCTCACTTATGATTTTGTGTTACAATATACAAAAACGTGATTAATTAGTAACTCTGTTAATATCACCATTAGACCAATCTGACCGGGAATCCACGTGTACAtcaaacgatgtcgttttaatCGTTCGTtcgaataaaaattaaaaataatataacatgCTAGGCTCGAACCAGAAACGTCTAGCATCCTACTAACTTTTCTGTTACCACTCGGACACACGTATATTTAGCTCTTTAATGaacaaatgttaaatatatccactcttctctctctctttctctaaaaTCAATCAGAAGCTTCTTTGTTTCCTCcgataattttttttcgatCTGGCTAAAATTAGATCAGAATTGAATATATATCCATCCGATTTGTACAAGAATTGATTCGAGATCTGCTGTGATGTTTAGGTAGACCAAAACCCAATAACTGAATCGATCATTTGAGTAAAAACACtaattttgtgatttgtgatttaCAGCTTTTGAAGATGGGAGATGAAACAGTTGAGATTACGCTACAGAGCGCGTTGAACCTCTTATCTTCTCACTAACCATAACGAAATCCAAAACAAGTGCAGAGAAGATCTTCCAAACGCTAGACATTTACCATACCATCTTACACCTTAATTCCCAAAATCGATCAGATCTTCAGGTACAATTCTACGGCTTGTCTTCTTGGTTCTTGCTTTGATTAAAGAAGAGcgactgaagaagaagatatattaAAGCTTGGTTCATTAAACCGTAATAAATCTATATGCCCGAGTGGTAAATGATAAGGTAGTTGGAACTTAGACTTTCACGGGATCGAGGCTAACTTgcgaacaattttttttatatatcacgTCGActaaaacaacgtcgttttgatATTCTCTGGATTCCACGTCAGATTGGCCTAATTAAGAGAGTTACTAATTAATcatgtttttgtatattgtaGCACAAAATCATAagtataaaattcaaaattttttaaagtctggatatgaaattcaaaattttttaaagtcagtataatattcaaaattttttaaagtctagatatgaaattcaaaattttttaaagtcaGTGTATGTTTTCGCATAGTCAATAGTCCGATGCATGAATCGAACATATCAGAATTGTCTACGAATGTAAAAGCCGTTTTTCCCACAAAACTCTGTAAGATTCTTTAAACAAACTGTAGAACTACTGCTATACTATAACTCGCCACTTGGCTAAGAAATCAAGACAAGAATTTATTAAGTAAAGGGCCCTGTTAACAAAGTGGAAACGATAAAGCCCATTAATTAGTAGGCGGTTTAATGTGGTAGGAAACTAAACCAACTTGTTCGGTTATCCTAgtcataaaatttgaaagtaGGAACTGTGTAAGTTTAGTTTgatataacacaaaatt
It encodes the following:
- the LOC104721575 gene encoding probable indole-3-pyruvate monooxygenase YUCCA1, which gives rise to MESHPRNQTDQSKQIILVHGPIIIGAGPSGLATSACLSSCGVPSLILERSDSIASLWKSKTYDRLKLHLPKHFCRLPLLDFPENFPKYPSKNEFLAYLESYASHFRIVPRFKADVQNASFDSSPGFWRVKTLDNTEYLSKWLVVATGENADPYLPEIPGIKTFSGGKIVHASEYKSGEEFRRQKVLVVGCGNSGMEISLDLVRHNASPHLVVRNTVHVLPREILGLSTFGVGMTLLKCLPLRLVDKFLLLMANLSFGNTDRLGLRRPKMGPLELKNVTGKSPVLDVGAMALIRSGKIQIMEGVKEITKNGAKFMDGQEKGFDSIIFATGYKSNVPTWLQGSDFFTEEGMPKTPFPNGWRGGKGLYTVGFTRRGLLGTASDAIKIAGEIGDQWRDDIMGPIRNMCSSHFVFFSNS